The genomic region CGCTGGATCAGGTCCTCGTCCTCGACCTCGCCTTCCTGCTCGATGATCTCGGTCTTCCGCGGCGTGGCGAACTGCTGCTTCACCTCGGCGAGTTCGGTCTTGACGATGCCCTGGACGCGCGCACGCGAGCGCAGGATGTCGAGATAGTCGGCGATCTCGGCGGCGAGCTTGTCGAGCTCTTCGGAGATCTCGTCCCGCCCCAGCGCGGTCAGGCGCTGCAGCCGAAGGTCGAGGATGGCCCTGGCCTGCTCCATCGACAGCCGCAGCGTGCCGTCCTCGTTGATGCGATGCCGGGGATCGTCGATCAGCGTGATCATCGCCTCGACGTCGCGCGCCGGCCAGTCGCGCGACATCAGGGCCTCGCGCGCGGTGTTCGGATCGGGCGAGGTCCGGATGACGCGGATGATCTCATCGATGTTGGCGACCGCGATCGCGAGGCCGACCAGGATGTGGGCGCGGTCTCGCGCCTTGCCGAGCAGGAACTTGGTCCGCCGGGTCACCACCTGCTCGCGGAACGCGACGAAGATGGTGAGCAGGTCCTTCAGATTCATCGTCTGTGGACGGCCGGAATCCAGCGCCAGCATGTTGGCCGGGAAATTGGTCTGCAGCGGTGTGAACCGGTAGAGCTGGTTCAGCACCACGTCGGGCACCGCTTCGCGCTTCAGTTCGATGACGACGCGATAGCCGTCGCGATCGGACTCGTCGCGCAGGTCCCCGATGCCCTCGATCTTCTTCTCTTTGACGAGATCGGCGATGCGCTCGACCATCGTCGCCTTGTTCACCTGATAGGGAATCTCGGTGATGACGATCGCTTCACGGTCCTTGCGGATGGTGTCGATCGTCACCTTGCCGCGCATCACGATCGAGCCGCGGCCGAGATGGTAGGCGCTGCGAATGCCCTGGCGGCCCAGGATGACGCCGCCGGTCGGGAAGTCCGGTCCGGGAATGATGTCGATCAGTTCGTCGATTGTGAGCGCCGGATTGTCGATCAGCGCCACGCAGGCGTCGACGACCTCGCCGAGATTGTGCGGCGGGATGTTGGTCGCCATGCCGACGGCGATGCCGCCGGCGCCATTGACCAGCAGGTTCGGGAACCGGGCCGGCAGAACCGACGGCTCCTTCTCGGAGTTGTCGTAGTTCGGCTGGAAATCGACGGTTTCCATGTCGATGTCGGCCAGAACGGCAAGCGCCGCCCGGGTCAGCCGCGCTTCCGTATATCGATAGGCGGCCGGCGGATCGCCGTCGACCGAACCGAAATTGCCCTGGCCGTCGATCAGCGGCACGCGCAGCGAGAAATCCTGCGCCATGCGGACCATCGCGTCGTAAATCGACTGGTCGCCATGCGGGTGATATTTACCGATCACGTCGCCGACGACGCGCGCGGATTTCACGTATTTCTTGTCCGGCGTATGTCCCTGCTCATGCATCGAATAGAGGATGCGCCGGTGCACCGGCTTGAGCCCGTCGCGCGCATCGGGCAGCGCACGCGACACGATCACGCTCATCGCGTAATCGAGGTAGGACTTCTTCATCTCGTCGAGAATGGAAACGGGACGAATATCTGAGGGTCCCGGCGGCTCGCCGGGCTTGTGGTCGTCGTTATCGGACAAAGGGGAAATCCGGTCGGTTCTACTGGGGAATCATATAGCCCATCGGAGGCCTGATAACCACCCTCGGGCGGCTCCGGCAAGCCGTTTTTCCGTTCGTTTTTTCATGCACTTAGGGGTTGGACACCGAGGTTCCGGCTGCTTGGTCGGGAAGCGTGCAGCGAATGACGAAGAGCGAACGGAAAAATCCCTATTCGCCACTCGCCATAGGCTGCTCGCCTCTTCCGTCACTGGCCGAAAACCACCGCATGCATGATCCGCCCGGGCATCAAGGTGAACAGTCCGGCGATGAGCAGTGCGCCGAAGAAGATGCCGATCATCGTGAACCTGTGGCGGCGGACATTGTGGCTCCGAGCCGCCATTACGCCGAGCACAAGCGCGCCAGCGAGAAGATCGACAGCAGGTGGATCGGGCTCCAGGGACCGACCAGCTGGATCTGATGGATCCAGAACGAGCTTCCGGCGACCACCAGCATCAGGATCACCCAGATCCAGCCCAGGGTCCGGTGCGGCAGCGTGCCTTTGGGGACGGCGAGCTGGATGGAGCCGAGCACGAAGGCAGCCATCGCGGCAAAGGCGTGGAGCGGGATCGCAGGCGCGGCGTCGAGCAATGGCGCGAGGCTCATGATGGCGGCCCTCGAGTGAAGCTCGCGGCCAGACATCAACTGCCGCAGGCAAATGTAAATATCATTTACATTCACCTGTGTCAAAGTCCAGGGAACCCGCATCCCTGCACGGAGGATCAGCGACGTTCCGACAGACAGTTATCGGGTTATCCTCATATTCCACACGAGGAAATTGCTGCTCCGGATCGCATCAACCGTTCCGGAGAATG from Bradyrhizobium elkanii USDA 76 harbors:
- the gyrA gene encoding DNA gyrase subunit A, which translates into the protein MSDNDDHKPGEPPGPSDIRPVSILDEMKKSYLDYAMSVIVSRALPDARDGLKPVHRRILYSMHEQGHTPDKKYVKSARVVGDVIGKYHPHGDQSIYDAMVRMAQDFSLRVPLIDGQGNFGSVDGDPPAAYRYTEARLTRAALAVLADIDMETVDFQPNYDNSEKEPSVLPARFPNLLVNGAGGIAVGMATNIPPHNLGEVVDACVALIDNPALTIDELIDIIPGPDFPTGGVILGRQGIRSAYHLGRGSIVMRGKVTIDTIRKDREAIVITEIPYQVNKATMVERIADLVKEKKIEGIGDLRDESDRDGYRVVIELKREAVPDVVLNQLYRFTPLQTNFPANMLALDSGRPQTMNLKDLLTIFVAFREQVVTRRTKFLLGKARDRAHILVGLAIAVANIDEIIRVIRTSPDPNTAREALMSRDWPARDVEAMITLIDDPRHRINEDGTLRLSMEQARAILDLRLQRLTALGRDEISEELDKLAAEIADYLDILRSRARVQGIVKTELAEVKQQFATPRKTEIIEQEGEVEDEDLIQREDMVVTVSHAGYVKRVPLSTYRAQRRGGKGRAGMQTRDEDFVSRLFVASTHTPVLFFSSRGQVYKEKVWRLPMAAPNARGKALINILPLEQGERITTIMPLPEDESSWANLDVMFATTGGTVRRNKLSDFVDVRRSGIIAMKLGEGEAIVDVQICTEHDDVLLTAAGGQCIRFPVTDVRVFTGRTSMGVRGIALAEADKLISLAILRHVETTSDERSAYLKMRRAVAGEAAAEEPVEAEGEETANAIQLSQERYAELSAAEQVVLTVSVNGYGKRTSSYEYRTTGRGGKGIVAMSVNNRNGNLVASFPVEDADQIMLVTDKGQLIRCPVADIRVAGRSTQGVIVFDTAEDEHVVSVEHIPEEENGENGNGG